A region of Ferruginibacter albus DNA encodes the following proteins:
- the gatB gene encoding Asp-tRNA(Asn)/Glu-tRNA(Gln) amidotransferase subunit GatB: protein MKQKVKSTPLRLRSPPVVEANHLYCYNLPEIVYLIAYLCAVIQYDKYEAVIGLEVHAQLLTKSKLFCGDSAAFGGDPNTHISPITLAHPGTLPMMNKQAIEHAIKLGLTLRCDIEQQNYFARKNYFYPDLPKGYQVSQHTTPICKNGHVKIKVEDTERNIRLNRIHIEEDAGKSLHDVDENFTAIDLNRAGVPLLEIVSEPDLHSSDEAFAYLTELRKLVRWVEVCDGNMEEGSLRCDANVSVRLKGDIKLGTRVEVKNLNSIRNVKRAIDIEIKRLIEIVESGNKVIQETRSFDADNNTTFSLRSKEEADDYRYFPEPDLTPFNITDEFLQQVKESLPALPEALEKKYKDVFQLSDYDAQMICQDKTMVDYFEATIKHSNHYKAVVNWLIGPVKSYLNHHNIELNGFALKPQQIAALVQLIDDGKVNFNIASTRIFEALLKETNKEPLQIATELNLIQDSNADNLAVWVDEVIAKMPDKVKEYKSGKKGLIGLFAGEVKKISKGKADMQLVNKLLAEKLN from the coding sequence TTGAAACAAAAAGTAAAATCAACGCCGTTGCGGTTACGTAGCCCGCCGGTTGTAGAGGCGAATCATTTGTATTGCTATAATTTGCCTGAAATTGTATACCTCATTGCTTACCTTTGCGCCGTGATACAATACGATAAATACGAAGCGGTAATAGGGCTGGAAGTACATGCCCAGCTACTTACAAAAAGTAAACTCTTCTGCGGCGACAGCGCTGCTTTTGGCGGAGATCCCAACACACATATAAGCCCCATAACATTGGCGCACCCCGGCACTTTGCCGATGATGAATAAACAGGCAATTGAACACGCCATTAAGTTGGGCTTAACCTTGCGCTGCGATATTGAACAGCAAAACTATTTTGCACGTAAAAATTATTTCTATCCTGATCTGCCGAAAGGTTACCAGGTTAGTCAGCATACTACACCTATTTGTAAGAACGGACATGTAAAGATCAAGGTAGAAGATACAGAAAGAAACATTCGACTAAACAGAATACATATTGAAGAAGATGCCGGTAAAAGCCTGCATGATGTAGATGAAAATTTTACTGCCATCGATTTGAACCGTGCAGGAGTTCCTTTATTGGAAATAGTTTCTGAACCCGATCTGCATAGCAGCGATGAAGCTTTTGCTTATTTAACGGAGTTAAGAAAGCTCGTGCGTTGGGTAGAAGTATGTGATGGTAATATGGAAGAAGGCAGTCTGCGTTGCGATGCCAACGTTTCTGTTCGTTTAAAAGGCGATATTAAATTGGGAACAAGAGTAGAAGTAAAGAACTTGAACAGCATCCGTAATGTAAAACGTGCCATTGATATTGAAATAAAACGACTGATAGAAATTGTTGAAAGCGGTAATAAAGTAATACAGGAAACAAGAAGCTTTGATGCAGATAACAATACTACGTTCTCTTTACGCAGCAAAGAAGAAGCAGATGATTACCGTTATTTCCCCGAGCCGGATCTGACTCCGTTCAATATTACTGATGAATTTTTACAGCAGGTAAAAGAATCATTACCGGCATTGCCCGAAGCATTGGAGAAAAAATATAAAGATGTTTTTCAATTGTCGGATTATGATGCACAAATGATCTGCCAGGATAAAACAATGGTAGATTATTTTGAAGCAACGATCAAGCACAGCAATCATTATAAAGCAGTAGTGAACTGGCTGATCGGACCTGTAAAGTCTTATCTCAATCATCACAACATAGAACTGAATGGCTTTGCGTTAAAACCGCAACAAATTGCGGCATTGGTACAGTTGATCGATGATGGAAAAGTAAACTTCAATATTGCTTCTACCCGAATATTTGAAGCATTGCTGAAAGAAACGAACAAAGAGCCGTTGCAAATAGCTACCGAATTAAATCTTATACAAGATAGCAACGCTGATAACCTTGCTGTTTGGGTAGATGAAGTAATTGCCAAAATGCCTGATAAAGTAAAAGAATATAAAAGTGGTAAAAAAGGATTGATCGGTTTATTTGCCGGCGAAGTAAAAAAGATCAGCAAAGGTAAAGCCGACATGCAGTTGGTAAATAAATTACTGGCAGAGAAATTAAATTAA
- a CDS encoding PDZ domain-containing protein: MRKLLLSLCIIGFSQFLFGQDTPPDAPAPPPPAKNKHGEEIVICNKGDKQMNITVQINGDSITVNGKPLSDFKDADVTINKRKMMVRDGNMTLDFNNMNGGDWGLKNMYDQLGKASSYPFLGVTTDKVKDGVKIDELVPSGAAEKAGLKEGDIITKVDDDYISNPETLSSVIRSKKPQQEIKVYYKRGGKENSMKIKLGEHKEKITRTITFDAPMMRSFSIPSPDEMDENDIPYMPDMPDMADMGMPQRKKIGIKIQDTEDGKVKVINVEDSSAAANAGIKKDDIITEIDGEKIDNTDEAREQLHPEEGKMSYNIKINRSGKEISFDVKIPRKLKTANL, encoded by the coding sequence ATGAGAAAGTTATTATTAAGCTTGTGTATTATAGGTTTCAGCCAGTTCTTATTTGGTCAGGATACACCACCGGATGCACCTGCTCCGCCACCTCCGGCGAAAAATAAGCACGGCGAAGAAATTGTTATCTGCAATAAAGGTGATAAGCAAATGAACATAACTGTTCAGATCAACGGCGATTCTATTACAGTTAATGGAAAACCGCTTTCTGATTTTAAAGATGCAGATGTTACTATCAATAAGCGCAAAATGATGGTACGTGATGGAAACATGACACTCGATTTCAATAACATGAATGGTGGCGATTGGGGATTAAAGAACATGTATGACCAACTGGGTAAAGCATCTTCCTATCCTTTTTTAGGAGTAACTACTGATAAAGTAAAAGACGGTGTAAAGATCGATGAGCTGGTACCTTCCGGCGCTGCAGAAAAAGCAGGGTTGAAAGAAGGTGACATCATTACTAAAGTGGATGATGACTATATCAGTAATCCTGAAACATTATCATCTGTTATCAGGTCTAAAAAACCACAACAGGAAATAAAAGTTTATTACAAAAGAGGAGGTAAGGAAAATTCAATGAAGATCAAATTGGGTGAACACAAAGAAAAAATAACACGTACCATTACTTTTGATGCACCGATGATGCGTTCGTTCTCCATACCATCGCCGGATGAAATGGATGAAAACGATATTCCTTATATGCCTGATATGCCCGATATGGCTGATATGGGGATGCCACAACGTAAAAAGATCGGCATAAAAATTCAGGACACAGAAGATGGAAAGGTAAAAGTGATCAATGTAGAAGATAGCTCTGCCGCTGCTAATGCAGGCATTAAAAAAGATGATATCATCACGGAGATAGATGGTGAAAAAATTGATAATACCGACGAGGCAAGAGAGCAGTTACATCCAGAAGAAGGGAAAATGTCTTACAATATTAAAATTAATCGAAGCGGTAAAGAAATAAGCTTCGACGTAAAAATCCCACGTAAACTAAAAACGGCGAATTTATAA
- the alaS gene encoding alanine--tRNA ligase: MMTSAAIRQQFLDFFKSKGHAIVPSAPIVLKDDPTLLFTNAGMNQFKDYFLGNKKAPNTRIADTQKCLRVSGKHNDLEEVGVDTYHHTMFEMLGNWSFGDYFKKEAIEWSWELLTEVLKLDKSRLYVTVFEGDAKENLPKDEEAWNEWKKWIPEDRILLGNKKDNFWEMGDTGPCGPCTEIHVDCRTDEERKQVDGKTLVNNDHPQVIEIWNNVFIQFNRKKDGSLELLPEKHVDTGMGFERLVRVLQQKQSNYDTDVFTGTIAAIETITNKKYDYSDSKQAIAFRVLADHIRAISFTIADGQLPSNTGAGYVIRRILRRAVRYYYSYLDYKQPLLFQILPVIAKQFENVFPELIKQQDFVGKVIKEEEEAFLRTLDKGLKLIQEVIEASKASKIIDGKSAFKLHDTYGFPIDLTKLIATENGLGVDEIGYEEERKGQQEGGRSASALDTEDWIIINEGSESKFIGYDSLETKTKILRYRKIKAKGKESYQLVLAETPFYAESGGQVGDSGQLIINNSPLIINDTKKENNLFIHFADAVPAELSGEVIAKVDVDRRKAITVHHSVTHLLHAALRKVLGTHVAQKGSLVNEEHLRFDFSHFAKMADEEIIAVEKIVNEKIRENIPVVIKQLPKEEALKLGAMALFGEKYGDVVRVVIIDPAYSVELCGGTHVGNTGELGLFKIKHESAVAAGVRRVEAVCGKAAEEYIDAAFGVLNTIKETLKNPKELSKAIENLQSENAELKKRIENLEARQLVGIRNELLQKDEIINNVTFIGSIIEVPNADALKKLCFDLKNHIHDHVAVLCSNIDGKPFVAVGISDVVVAAKNLDAGKIIKEHIAPLIKGGGGGQKNLATAGGQDTSNLKAVIEKVKSLL; encoded by the coding sequence ATGATGACGAGCGCCGCAATACGACAACAGTTTCTCGATTTTTTTAAATCAAAAGGACATGCCATTGTGCCTTCGGCTCCTATTGTTTTAAAAGATGATCCTACTTTGTTGTTTACCAATGCGGGCATGAACCAGTTTAAAGATTACTTTTTAGGCAACAAAAAAGCCCCCAATACCCGTATTGCCGATACACAAAAATGTTTGCGGGTAAGCGGTAAGCACAACGATCTGGAAGAAGTAGGTGTTGACACGTATCATCATACCATGTTTGAAATGCTGGGCAACTGGAGCTTTGGAGATTATTTTAAAAAAGAAGCCATTGAATGGAGCTGGGAATTATTGACAGAAGTATTGAAACTAGACAAATCTCGTTTATACGTTACCGTTTTTGAAGGGGATGCAAAAGAAAATTTACCGAAAGACGAAGAAGCCTGGAACGAATGGAAGAAATGGATACCGGAAGACAGGATTTTATTAGGCAATAAAAAAGATAATTTTTGGGAAATGGGTGATACCGGCCCATGTGGACCTTGCACCGAAATACACGTGGATTGCAGAACGGATGAAGAAAGAAAACAAGTGGATGGAAAAACATTGGTAAATAACGATCACCCACAGGTAATTGAAATATGGAATAATGTATTCATTCAATTCAACCGTAAAAAAGATGGAAGCTTAGAATTGCTACCTGAAAAACATGTTGACACCGGGATGGGCTTTGAACGTTTGGTAAGAGTATTGCAACAAAAGCAAAGCAATTACGATACGGATGTTTTCACCGGAACCATCGCAGCAATAGAAACCATTACCAATAAAAAATACGATTACAGCGACAGCAAACAAGCCATTGCGTTTCGTGTATTAGCAGATCATATTCGTGCCATTTCTTTTACCATTGCAGATGGACAACTACCTTCAAACACAGGAGCAGGCTATGTTATACGTCGTATCTTAAGACGTGCAGTGCGTTATTATTATTCTTATTTGGATTATAAGCAACCGTTGTTATTTCAAATATTACCGGTTATTGCGAAGCAATTCGAAAATGTTTTTCCTGAATTGATAAAACAACAGGATTTTGTTGGCAAAGTAATTAAGGAAGAAGAAGAAGCGTTTTTAAGAACATTGGATAAAGGTTTAAAGCTTATACAGGAAGTTATAGAAGCGTCGAAAGCATCGAAAATAATTGATGGTAAAAGTGCTTTTAAATTACATGATACTTATGGCTTTCCTATTGACCTTACAAAATTGATTGCAACAGAAAATGGATTGGGTGTTGATGAGATTGGTTACGAAGAAGAAAGAAAAGGCCAACAAGAAGGAGGACGTTCTGCATCTGCATTGGATACAGAAGATTGGATAATCATAAATGAAGGCAGTGAATCGAAATTCATTGGTTATGATTCATTGGAAACAAAAACAAAAATTTTACGCTACAGGAAAATAAAAGCAAAAGGTAAAGAATCGTATCAATTGGTATTAGCTGAAACTCCGTTTTATGCAGAGAGTGGTGGACAGGTGGGAGATTCAGGTCAGTTAATCATTAATAATTCACCATTAATAATTAATGATACCAAGAAAGAAAATAACTTATTCATTCATTTTGCTGATGCCGTTCCGGCGGAATTAAGCGGTGAAGTAATTGCTAAAGTTGATGTGGACAGAAGAAAGGCAATCACCGTTCATCATAGTGTTACGCATTTATTACATGCAGCTTTACGTAAAGTATTAGGTACGCATGTAGCGCAAAAAGGTTCATTGGTAAATGAAGAACATCTACGTTTCGATTTTTCTCATTTTGCAAAAATGGCTGATGAAGAAATTATTGCAGTAGAAAAAATAGTGAACGAAAAAATAAGAGAGAACATTCCCGTTGTAATAAAACAATTACCAAAAGAAGAAGCATTAAAACTCGGTGCTATGGCTTTGTTTGGCGAAAAATATGGGGATGTGGTTCGTGTTGTGATCATTGATCCAGCTTATTCTGTAGAGCTTTGCGGTGGTACCCATGTAGGTAACACCGGAGAATTAGGCTTGTTTAAAATCAAGCATGAAAGTGCGGTAGCTGCCGGTGTTCGCCGGGTAGAAGCCGTTTGTGGTAAAGCAGCAGAAGAATATATTGATGCAGCTTTCGGAGTATTAAATACAATAAAAGAAACACTCAAAAACCCGAAAGAGCTTTCCAAAGCAATTGAAAATCTTCAATCGGAAAATGCAGAGTTGAAAAAGCGTATTGAAAATTTAGAAGCCCGTCAACTCGTAGGAATTCGTAATGAATTATTACAGAAAGATGAGATCATTAATAATGTAACCTTCATCGGCTCCATAATAGAAGTGCCCAATGCTGATGCATTAAAGAAATTATGCTTCGATCTTAAAAACCACATACACGATCATGTGGCGGTGCTTTGCAGCAATATAGATGGTAAGCCATTTGTGGCGGTTGGTATCAGCGATGTTGTTGTTGCTGCAAAAAACTTAGATGCTGGCAAGATCATTAAAGAACATATTGCTCCTTTAATTAAAGGCGGTGGCGGCGGACAAAAGAATTTAGCTACAGCCGGGGGACAGGATACAAGTAATTTAAAAGCGGTTATTGAAAAGGTAAAATCGTTATTATAA
- a CDS encoding M23 family metallopeptidase, which yields MKKIKYYYNTNTLRYEKLVTPLRVKLLRVFGFFSALIVSCAIVIFLYTKFFPNPSDIELHHRYDNLKDDYTALNDRVQQLQQQMAELEQRDNKVYRSIFEATPLPDSARAKLIEKKKEIEKVQVMADDALGTDIAKTLNNLAARIAFQQDSYTDIEKLINNQGDKLACIPAIQPVSNKDLTRIGSGFGMRIHPIYGIAKMHYGIDFTSPQGTPIYATGNGTVITAGEGTGTGNHVIINHGYGYQTVYMHMVRIKVHVGQRVKRGEVIGWVGSTGASTGPHCHYEVHIDGTPVDPVYFFYNDLSAEQYDRLLKIAATGSAKSFD from the coding sequence ATGAAAAAAATAAAATATTACTATAACACCAATACGCTTCGATACGAAAAGCTGGTAACGCCTTTGCGGGTAAAGCTGTTGCGTGTGTTTGGTTTTTTTTCTGCATTGATCGTTAGCTGTGCCATTGTGATCTTTTTATACACCAAATTCTTCCCGAATCCTTCTGATATTGAACTGCATCACCGCTATGATAATCTGAAAGATGATTATACAGCGCTAAATGACCGTGTACAGCAGCTTCAACAGCAAATGGCGGAGCTGGAGCAGCGTGACAACAAAGTATATCGCTCCATTTTTGAAGCCACGCCACTACCGGATAGCGCAAGAGCCAAACTAATCGAAAAGAAAAAAGAAATTGAGAAAGTACAGGTAATGGCGGATGATGCACTGGGAACCGATATTGCCAAGACATTGAACAATTTGGCTGCACGTATTGCCTTTCAGCAAGACAGCTATACTGATATTGAAAAATTAATTAACAACCAGGGAGATAAACTGGCTTGTATCCCGGCAATACAACCGGTGAGCAATAAAGACCTTACCCGTATCGGCAGCGGTTTCGGTATGCGCATCCATCCCATTTATGGAATTGCAAAAATGCACTATGGCATCGATTTTACTTCGCCGCAAGGAACACCAATTTATGCTACCGGCAACGGTACAGTGATAACTGCCGGCGAAGGAACAGGTACAGGAAACCATGTGATCATTAATCATGGGTATGGGTATCAAACAGTTTATATGCACATGGTGCGCATTAAAGTTCATGTGGGACAAAGGGTAAAACGAGGCGAAGTAATTGGCTGGGTAGGCAGCACAGGTGCCAGTACCGGACCTCATTGCCATTACGAAGTACATATTGATGGAACTCCTGTTGACCCTGTTTACTTTTTCTATAATGATCTGAGCGCAGAACAATACGATCGTTTGCTGAAGATCGCTGCAACAGGCAGTGCAAAAAGCTTTGACTAG
- a CDS encoding MerR family transcriptional regulator translates to MPLQQIAFDFDAPPVEKEPEKKVVDKKVEEEKAKVESEKPKAETKKQVVVKQKKSTRGRKSLKEIAITADLIEVPEDEILFQKMYYSIGDVARMFKVNQSQIRFWENEFTVLKPKKNGKGDRLFRPEDIKNLQMIHHLVREKKYTMEGAKDFFKNNKKAEEKFAVIESLKKIKAFLNELKANL, encoded by the coding sequence ATGCCACTTCAACAAATAGCTTTTGATTTTGATGCACCGCCGGTAGAAAAAGAACCGGAGAAAAAAGTTGTTGACAAAAAAGTGGAAGAGGAAAAAGCAAAAGTTGAAAGCGAAAAGCCGAAGGCAGAGACCAAAAAACAGGTTGTTGTTAAACAAAAAAAATCAACAAGAGGCAGAAAGAGCTTAAAGGAAATTGCCATTACAGCCGACCTGATAGAAGTACCCGAAGATGAGATCCTGTTTCAGAAAATGTATTATTCTATTGGAGATGTAGCGAGAATGTTTAAAGTAAACCAATCGCAGATACGTTTTTGGGAAAATGAGTTTACGGTATTAAAACCAAAGAAAAATGGTAAAGGCGACCGGTTATTCAGGCCGGAGGATATTAAGAACCTGCAGATGATCCACCACCTTGTCCGTGAAAAAAAATATACAATGGAGGGCGCCAAAGATTTTTTTAAGAATAATAAAAAGGCAGAAGAAAAATTCGCAGTGATAGAATCGCTTAAAAAGATCAAAGCTTTTTTAAATGAATTAAAAGCGAACCTTTAA
- a CDS encoding thioredoxin family protein, producing the protein MKLYITFFSFLLLSLTSLAQVQYEISKDPKHPEVKVLKGIISRSIIENDTSFQWYAPNKNLYTPDAAVVDAFKRSKDSLSFVVFGGTWCEDTQFLLPKFFKLLELSGMRDSSVSLFGVDRNKQTLGNIAAAFNITNVPTFIVMKNGKEIGRLVEYGKTGKWDKELADIISAN; encoded by the coding sequence ATGAAACTTTATATAACTTTCTTTTCTTTTTTACTTCTTTCTCTTACATCTCTGGCACAGGTTCAATATGAAATAAGTAAAGACCCCAAACATCCTGAAGTAAAAGTTTTAAAAGGAATCATCAGCAGATCAATTATTGAAAACGATACTTCTTTTCAGTGGTATGCTCCGAATAAGAATTTGTATACACCTGATGCTGCTGTTGTTGACGCTTTTAAACGTTCAAAAGACAGCCTCTCTTTTGTAGTGTTTGGTGGAACCTGGTGCGAAGACACGCAGTTTCTATTACCGAAATTCTTTAAGCTGTTAGAACTAAGCGGCATGCGAGATTCGTCTGTTAGCTTGTTTGGTGTTGACAGAAATAAACAAACTTTGGGCAATATCGCTGCTGCCTTTAATATTACCAACGTTCCTACATTTATTGTTATGAAAAACGGAAAAGAAATTGGTCGATTAGTGGAGTATGGAAAGACGGGTAAGTGGGATAAAGAGTTGGCAGATATTATTAGTGCGAATTGA
- a CDS encoding mechanosensitive ion channel family protein, with translation MELLNHVYLDNTIKAYLMVGGTILAAIVLKRIISRYIASIVLKLSKRIWKTLNGKAFIDLVIAPIEMVLVIAITVFSLDKLKFPVELNYEIYGHSIKDIITRTGTAIIIVAFIWLLLRLIDFVALALKEQAHHASDVKDNQLIIFFRDFLKVIIGIVGILLIIKACFNQHIGNLLTGLSIVGAALALAAKESLENLIASFIIFFDKPFFTDDVVKINNITGKVEKIGLRSTRIRTADKTLVTVPNKQMVDSVVDNQSMRTQRRTLINIELSPTTHSVTAQTFIDAIKKLLASNGAQIISSTVYFKELSKVALLISVEYFTETFTQEEVDTFKQQINFSIKKLIEENSIQLAGETSTIIISNENKEE, from the coding sequence ATGGAGTTATTAAATCATGTATATCTCGACAATACCATAAAAGCCTACCTAATGGTAGGCGGCACTATCCTCGCTGCCATTGTTCTTAAAAGAATTATATCCCGCTATATTGCCTCTATTGTTTTAAAATTATCCAAACGTATTTGGAAAACATTAAATGGCAAAGCGTTCATCGACCTGGTGATAGCTCCCATTGAAATGGTACTGGTAATTGCCATTACTGTTTTCTCTTTAGACAAATTAAAATTTCCTGTTGAACTCAATTATGAAATATATGGGCATTCTATTAAGGATATTATAACAAGAACCGGAACTGCTATTATTATCGTAGCATTTATCTGGTTGTTATTGCGATTGATAGATTTTGTTGCATTAGCATTAAAAGAACAGGCGCATCATGCCTCGGATGTTAAAGACAACCAGTTGATCATTTTCTTCAGGGATTTTTTAAAAGTTATCATCGGGATTGTTGGGATTTTATTGATCATAAAAGCCTGTTTTAACCAGCACATTGGAAATTTATTAACGGGGTTAAGTATTGTCGGCGCTGCATTGGCATTGGCTGCCAAAGAAAGTTTAGAGAACTTAATAGCATCTTTCATCATCTTTTTTGATAAACCTTTTTTTACAGATGATGTAGTGAAAATTAATAACATAACAGGCAAGGTAGAAAAGATAGGTTTGCGTAGCACCCGTATCCGTACTGCTGATAAAACTTTGGTAACCGTTCCTAACAAACAAATGGTGGATTCGGTGGTAGATAACCAAAGCATGCGCACACAGCGAAGGACACTGATAAATATTGAGCTCTCTCCAACCACTCATTCCGTTACAGCACAAACATTTATTGATGCTATAAAAAAGCTATTGGCATCTAATGGGGCTCAAATCATTTCCTCCACTGTATATTTTAAAGAATTGAGCAAGGTTGCTTTATTGATAAGTGTAGAATATTTTACTGAAACCTTTACGCAGGAAGAGGTGGATACATTCAAACAACAAATAAATTTTTCTATTAAAAAACTGATAGAGGAAAATTCAATTCAGTTAGCCGGAGAAACAAGTACTATTATAATAAGCAACGAGAATAAAGAAGAGTAG
- a CDS encoding NHL repeat-containing protein yields MNHLKKILFVFFFLPLLSKAQNDSSFKFVKTIPGDYSYFTVDNLDNIYALTNSNQLIKINSSGDSVGVFNEVRRHGQLSSIDASNSLKLLLFYKNFASVLVLDRFLNTLNTINLRKQGVFNVNSIATSYDNNIWLFDEGDSKLKKMDGDGNVISETVDFRLLFDSIPSPTQIIDRDGFVYLYDPNKGIYIFDYYGSLKNKLSFLHWKNIDVVKTSIYGFTDTKVYEYQLGSLNLKEYALPESFNNALQIEAGINKIYVLKQDGIYVFSVK; encoded by the coding sequence GTGAATCACCTAAAAAAAATATTATTTGTTTTCTTTTTTTTACCCCTGCTATCAAAAGCGCAGAATGATTCTTCATTTAAATTTGTAAAAACCATACCCGGCGATTATAGCTATTTTACCGTTGATAATTTGGACAATATTTATGCGCTTACAAATTCCAATCAGCTTATTAAAATAAACAGCAGCGGCGATTCTGTTGGTGTGTTTAATGAAGTAAGAAGACATGGGCAGCTATCTTCTATTGATGCATCCAATTCCTTAAAGTTATTATTGTTCTATAAAAACTTTGCTTCAGTGCTGGTTTTAGATCGGTTTTTAAATACGCTCAATACGATCAACCTGCGTAAGCAAGGCGTGTTTAATGTAAACAGCATTGCTACTTCTTATGACAATAATATATGGCTGTTTGATGAGGGAGATAGTAAACTGAAAAAAATGGATGGTGATGGTAATGTGATTTCAGAAACAGTCGATTTCCGTTTATTGTTTGACTCTATTCCTTCACCTACGCAGATCATTGACCGGGATGGTTTTGTTTATTTATACGATCCCAATAAAGGCATTTATATTTTTGATTACTATGGCTCGCTTAAGAACAAGCTTTCTTTTTTGCATTGGAAAAACATAGACGTGGTGAAAACAAGCATTTATGGGTTTACCGATACTAAAGTATATGAATACCAATTGGGCTCATTAAATTTGAAAGAATATGCACTGCCTGAGAGCTTTAATAATGCATTGCAGATAGAAGCAGGCATAAATAAGATCTACGTTTTAAAGCAAGACGGAATTTATGTTTTCTCTGTAAAATAG
- a CDS encoding UDP-2,3-diacylglucosamine diphosphatase, whose product MNGNKKIYFLSDFHLGAPDAASSLQREKKIVDFLDEIKKDAAAIFIVGDLFDFWYEYKKVVPKGFVRILGKLAEITDSGIPVHFFVGNHDMWMTDYFQKELNIPVYFEPKTFEFNNKKFYVGHGDGLGPGDHGYKFLKKIFRNKICQWLFGILPPQIGMGIANYSSNRSREAGAAEAEKFYGEDKEWLIIYCKEILQKEHFDYFIFGHRHLPIDFALPDNSRYINLGDWIRYDSYAVFDGNTTELKYYKK is encoded by the coding sequence ATGAATGGCAACAAAAAAATATACTTTCTCTCCGATTTTCACCTCGGCGCTCCCGATGCAGCTTCAAGTTTGCAACGTGAAAAAAAGATCGTTGATTTTTTGGATGAAATAAAAAAAGATGCCGCAGCAATATTCATTGTTGGCGATCTGTTCGATTTCTGGTATGAGTATAAAAAAGTAGTTCCTAAAGGATTCGTTCGTATTTTAGGTAAGCTTGCAGAGATCACTGATAGCGGTATTCCTGTTCATTTTTTTGTGGGTAATCACGATATGTGGATGACAGATTATTTTCAAAAAGAATTAAACATTCCTGTTTACTTTGAGCCTAAGACGTTTGAGTTCAACAATAAAAAATTTTATGTAGGGCATGGCGATGGGCTAGGTCCCGGCGATCACGGCTATAAATTTTTAAAGAAGATCTTTAGAAATAAAATTTGCCAATGGCTGTTTGGCATATTACCGCCACAGATAGGAATGGGGATTGCTAATTATTCATCCAATAGAAGTCGTGAGGCCGGCGCAGCTGAAGCAGAAAAATTTTACGGAGAAGACAAAGAATGGTTGATCATCTATTGTAAAGAGATCTTGCAAAAGGAACATTTTGATTATTTTATTTTCGGGCATCGGCATTTACCTATCGATTTTGCATTGCCCGATAACAGCCGCTATATTAATTTAGGAGATTGGATCAGGTACGACTCTTATGCAGTTTTTGATGGCAATACAACTGAATTGAAATATTATAAAAAGTGA
- a CDS encoding nucleotidyltransferase domain-containing protein — protein MHDEIIEELKKLEVKHSIKILYAVESGSRAWGFASKDSDWDVRFIYVHVQDWYLSIDERKENIEFILPNDIDLSGWELRKALKLFRKSNPPLFEWLISPIVYYQQTSFVEQARTLSSTYFNPKSCMYHYLSMAVNNYKDYLQQDMVKVKKYFYVLRPLLACAWVEKNEKMPPMEFEINLNNVVENGELKNAINQLLSRKKEGEELDKEPKIEILNNYIVDRIDYFSKYLKEFSFEPKISNYELNLLFRSVLKQAWS, from the coding sequence ATGCATGATGAAATTATAGAAGAATTAAAAAAGCTTGAGGTTAAACATTCCATTAAAATTTTATATGCAGTGGAATCTGGAAGTAGAGCTTGGGGATTTGCATCGAAAGATAGTGATTGGGATGTTCGGTTTATTTATGTTCATGTGCAAGACTGGTATTTATCTATAGATGAGAGAAAGGAAAATATAGAGTTTATATTACCTAATGATATTGATTTGTCAGGCTGGGAACTTCGTAAAGCTTTAAAGCTTTTTCGAAAATCAAATCCTCCTTTATTTGAATGGCTAATTAGCCCAATTGTCTATTATCAGCAAACATCTTTTGTTGAACAAGCAAGAACTTTAAGTAGCACTTATTTTAACCCTAAGTCGTGCATGTATCATTATTTGAGTATGGCAGTTAATAATTATAAAGATTATTTACAACAGGACATGGTGAAGGTGAAGAAGTATTTTTATGTCTTACGTCCTTTATTAGCTTGTGCATGGGTAGAGAAAAATGAGAAAATGCCTCCTATGGAGTTTGAAATTAATTTGAATAATGTTGTAGAAAATGGGGAGTTGAAAAATGCTATTAATCAACTTTTGTCACGAAAAAAAGAGGGAGAAGAATTAGATAAAGAACCTAAAATAGAGATCCTTAATAATTATATAGTTGATAGGATTGATTATTTTTCTAAATATCTTAAAGAGTTTAGTTTTGAACCAAAAATTTCTAATTATGAATTAAATCTTCTATTTAGAAGTGTTTTAAAACAAGCATGGTCATAA